One segment of Nostoc piscinale CENA21 DNA contains the following:
- a CDS encoding peptidoglycan D,D-transpeptidase FtsI family protein — MQKSSSRLKFRNSRNLSVKKRQKVSRQRFLEKLTPKTPEPVQSSKVRLLTVWAILIFSALGLAFNLYNLQILQGKKLTQKARNQQIVSLRTFMPRRLVIDRNNNVLAVDRPVYTVYAHPKLFDKSNEEIAQKLAPIIDKDAAELVNTFQSRKSGIILMPALPEEITNRVIALRLNGLEFMPKYSRLYPQADVTSDVVGYVDLERRGQAGVEYSQEKLLERSVQKVRLMQSGRGELKPDNAPEGFLHADDLKLQLTIDTRLQRAARLALKAQVDKFRAKRGAVIVMDALDGSLLALVSQPTYDPNEYGKAKIDLFKNWTVADLYEPGSTFKPLNVAIALENGVIQPNDTFNDPGSLKVGDRFIKNAENNGYGRISIAQILQHSSNIGMVQIIQKMRPSVYYTWLERLGLGQSLETDLPFGVSGSLKSQARFIASPIEPATASFGQGFSLTPLQLVQLHGALANGGKLVTPHVVRGLVDSNGKMHYSPTLPAPRQIFSAKTTQQVVEMMETVVSEGTGKPSKIAGYRIGGKTGTAQKASPNGGYIPGARITSFVAVLPVESPRYVILAIVDEPKGENAYGSTVAAPIVKSVMETLIPLEHLPPEQFNSPAETPR, encoded by the coding sequence ATGCAAAAGTCATCCAGTAGATTAAAATTTAGAAATTCTCGCAATCTATCAGTTAAAAAGCGGCAGAAAGTTTCCCGACAAAGGTTTCTGGAGAAACTCACACCTAAAACCCCAGAACCTGTACAAAGCAGCAAAGTCCGACTGTTAACGGTTTGGGCTATTTTAATATTTTCAGCATTAGGTTTAGCTTTTAACTTATATAATTTACAAATTCTCCAAGGCAAAAAACTCACCCAGAAGGCACGCAATCAACAAATTGTGAGTTTGCGGACGTTTATGCCGCGTCGTTTAGTAATCGATCGCAATAATAATGTTTTGGCGGTTGACCGCCCTGTATATACTGTTTATGCCCATCCCAAATTATTTGATAAGTCTAATGAAGAAATCGCCCAAAAGTTAGCACCAATCATTGATAAAGATGCGGCGGAGTTAGTGAACACTTTTCAAAGTCGCAAAAGTGGGATTATCTTGATGCCGGCGCTACCCGAAGAAATTACCAATAGGGTGATTGCTCTGCGCTTAAATGGCTTAGAATTCATGCCCAAATATTCGCGCTTATATCCGCAAGCCGATGTCACATCTGATGTAGTGGGCTATGTAGATTTAGAGCGTCGCGGTCAAGCTGGTGTGGAATATAGTCAAGAAAAACTGCTAGAACGTTCTGTGCAGAAGGTACGGTTAATGCAGTCTGGGAGAGGTGAATTAAAGCCAGATAATGCGCCGGAAGGTTTTCTTCATGCTGATGACTTAAAATTGCAACTCACAATTGATACACGCTTACAAAGGGCGGCTCGCTTGGCGCTAAAAGCCCAGGTAGATAAATTCCGCGCTAAACGTGGGGCTGTCATTGTCATGGATGCCTTAGATGGTTCTTTACTTGCACTGGTGTCGCAGCCGACTTATGACCCGAATGAGTATGGTAAGGCGAAAATTGACTTATTTAAAAACTGGACGGTAGCGGATCTTTACGAGCCAGGGTCAACTTTTAAACCATTAAATGTCGCGATCGCATTAGAAAATGGAGTGATTCAACCAAATGATACCTTTAATGATCCTGGTTCGCTGAAAGTTGGCGATCGGTTTATTAAAAATGCAGAAAATAATGGTTATGGGCGGATTAGCATAGCGCAAATTTTGCAGCATTCCAGCAATATCGGGATGGTGCAAATCATTCAAAAAATGCGCCCCTCGGTCTACTACACTTGGTTAGAACGTCTGGGTTTAGGACAATCATTAGAAACAGATTTACCTTTTGGCGTGAGTGGTTCCCTGAAAAGCCAAGCCAGATTTATTGCTTCACCCATTGAACCAGCAACCGCCTCCTTTGGACAAGGTTTTTCACTCACTCCCCTCCAACTAGTACAACTGCACGGCGCTTTAGCTAATGGCGGTAAATTAGTCACACCCCATGTAGTTCGCGGACTAGTTGATAGCAATGGCAAAATGCACTATTCACCCACACTTCCCGCACCAAGGCAAATTTTTTCCGCTAAAACCACCCAACAAGTTGTGGAAATGATGGAAACCGTTGTTTCTGAAGGTACTGGTAAACCTTCCAAAATAGCAGGATACCGCATTGGTGGTAAAACAGGTACAGCCCAAAAGGCTAGTCCGAATGGTGGCTATATCCCTGGTGCGAGAATCACCAGTTTTGTTGCAGTTTTGCCTGTGGAATCTCCCCGCTATGTAATTTTGGCAATTGTTGATGAGCCAAAGGGTGAAAACGCTTATGGTTCTACTGTGGCTGCACCAATTGTCAAATCAGTCATGGAAACCTTAATTCCTTTGGAACACTTGCCACCGGAACAGTTCAATTCCCCAGCCGAAACACCAAGATGA
- a CDS encoding DUF4142 domain-containing protein, with the protein MFNLKLFSTSLVAIALSLATGCTTTPQQNQNTSEAPSGTTQPVQQAETPSPTTTEQNNLSSSDRQFINEAAQGGLAEVQLGQLASQRAANNAVKQFGLRMVQDHTQVNNQLKQLAARKDVKLPTTLNRENQQLQQRLSKLSGANFDREYMTHMVQDHQKDVSAFQTEAKQGQDADVKAFATQTLPTLQEHLQQARSIVNAGANTGTSTSSPSPTNAR; encoded by the coding sequence ATGTTTAATTTAAAATTATTTTCTACTAGTTTAGTGGCGATCGCTTTATCTCTAGCCACTGGTTGTACAACCACTCCTCAGCAAAATCAGAACACATCTGAAGCTCCATCTGGGACAACACAACCAGTACAGCAAGCTGAGACTCCATCACCAACTACAACAGAACAAAATAATCTGAGTTCTTCAGACAGACAGTTTATCAATGAAGCCGCGCAAGGTGGTTTAGCAGAAGTCCAACTAGGACAACTAGCATCACAACGTGCAGCTAACAATGCTGTAAAACAATTTGGACTGCGTATGGTGCAAGACCATACACAGGTAAACAATCAACTCAAACAGTTAGCTGCTCGAAAAGATGTAAAATTACCAACTACTCTCAACAGAGAAAATCAGCAACTCCAGCAACGCTTATCTAAGCTTTCTGGTGCTAACTTTGACCGCGAATATATGACTCACATGGTTCAAGATCATCAGAAGGATGTTTCTGCATTTCAAACTGAAGCAAAACAGGGGCAAGATGCAGATGTGAAAGCATTTGCCACCCAAACACTACCAACCCTTCAAGAACATTTGCAACAGGCTCGTTCTATTGTTAATGCTGGTGCTAATACGGGAACTTCGACTAGTAGCCCTAGTCCGACTAATGCACGGTAA
- a CDS encoding iron-containing redox enzyme family protein, whose translation MQSNLLRLPNLEVEARSANDYYQAEQVFLELLAIDDLDNQLHQVSAKVKEFEQTLFAAIVAAYQNGNGDNRAHLFLQRILYWINRLKLFWYDDLRHYTNERSLYLSCCRNQIELAWQAWELAQIDVPALQKLDVKQALIARATADLNPPLSPESRYIREQMSEIGYRHLLAIASFDGLVEGSRLSRILGGTANEVQCTLVRVFLEEYGNGRLSRKHSTFFAQMLTEFEMNTEPEGYFDLVPWEVLACANQNFLTTERKRYFLRYSGALTYFEVAGPAAYKNYLAAAQRLKLSDAAMGYWELHIREDERHGQWMLDSVALPLAEQYPHDAWELLLGYDQEKLMGDRAACAVVKSIRAAEQATFPTK comes from the coding sequence ATGCAGAGCAATTTATTGAGATTACCTAATTTAGAGGTTGAAGCAAGGTCAGCTAATGATTATTACCAAGCTGAACAGGTATTTTTAGAATTACTAGCAATAGATGATTTAGACAATCAATTACATCAAGTATCAGCGAAAGTTAAAGAATTTGAACAAACACTCTTTGCGGCAATTGTAGCAGCTTATCAAAATGGTAATGGGGATAATCGCGCGCATTTATTTCTGCAAAGAATTTTATATTGGATTAATCGCCTAAAGTTATTTTGGTATGACGATTTACGCCATTATACAAATGAGCGATCGCTTTATTTAAGTTGTTGCCGTAATCAAATTGAACTTGCTTGGCAAGCTTGGGAATTAGCGCAAATTGATGTGCCAGCATTACAAAAATTAGATGTCAAACAAGCATTAATTGCACGCGCTACGGCTGACTTAAATCCGCCATTATCACCAGAAAGCCGCTACATTCGTGAACAAATGAGTGAAATTGGCTATCGTCATTTACTGGCGATCGCTTCATTTGATGGTTTAGTAGAAGGTAGTCGTTTATCGCGGATTTTAGGCGGTACAGCCAACGAGGTGCAATGTACTTTGGTGCGGGTATTTTTAGAAGAATATGGCAATGGGCGCTTATCTCGCAAGCACTCAACATTTTTTGCCCAAATGTTAACTGAGTTTGAGATGAATACCGAACCAGAAGGTTACTTTGATTTAGTACCTTGGGAAGTGTTAGCTTGCGCGAATCAAAACTTTTTAACCACCGAACGCAAACGTTATTTCCTCCGTTATAGTGGTGCGTTAACTTATTTTGAAGTAGCAGGCCCAGCAGCTTACAAAAATTATTTAGCAGCAGCACAAAGATTGAAACTTTCAGATGCAGCAATGGGTTATTGGGAACTGCACATCCGCGAAGATGAACGCCACGGCCAATGGATGTTAGATAGTGTGGCGTTACCTTTAGCCGAGCAGTATCCCCATGATGCGTGGGAATTACTACTAGGATACGACCAAGAGAAACTCATGGGCGATCGCGCTGCTTGTGCTGTTGTCAAATCTATTCGAGCAGCCGAACAAGCAACTTTTCCTACAAAATAA
- a CDS encoding methyltransferase, with product MKDIFFCPEESNFYSNCLENFVMRDCQNPTSIVEFGSGDGSPVINSLLRNKFEGLIQGYELNKSACKAANLTIDEYNLTSKYVIHNSCLFDADKPQANYLVANPPYLPAPDDDIYMPLLFGGIDGAAITNELLSLDYENVLVLVSSYSNPISTIKTAQENGYSVNKFVVLPLQFGYYSSEPKVKKHIEELKKHHKAFYSGDYYFLAGVLFKKFQPSNIDLANELTQVMTSL from the coding sequence ATGAAAGACATATTTTTCTGTCCGGAAGAATCTAATTTCTATTCCAACTGTTTAGAAAATTTTGTAATGAGAGATTGCCAAAATCCGACCTCGATTGTGGAATTTGGTTCTGGTGATGGCAGCCCAGTAATCAACTCACTACTGCGAAATAAGTTTGAAGGATTAATTCAAGGCTATGAACTGAATAAATCAGCCTGTAAAGCTGCAAATTTAACCATAGATGAATATAATCTGACTAGTAAATATGTTATTCATAATTCTTGTTTATTTGATGCTGATAAACCTCAAGCCAATTATCTTGTAGCTAATCCACCATATCTGCCAGCTCCAGATGATGATATCTATATGCCGTTATTATTTGGCGGTATAGATGGAGCAGCGATTACCAACGAGTTGTTATCTTTGGATTATGAAAATGTTTTGGTTTTAGTTTCTAGCTATTCCAATCCTATTAGTACTATTAAAACAGCACAAGAAAACGGCTACAGCGTAAATAAATTTGTGGTTTTACCTTTGCAGTTTGGTTACTATAGCTCGGAGCCAAAAGTTAAAAAACATATAGAAGAATTAAAGAAACATCATAAGGCATTTTACTCTGGAGATTATTATTTCTTGGCTGGAGTGCTATTTAAAAAATTCCAGCCATCAAATATCGATTTAGCGAATGAATTAACTCAAGTGATGACAAGTTTATAG
- a CDS encoding AAA-like domain-containing protein produces MQVKQTKSKRRRGVILTPTGLQRLQEAIVSWEMARKKGDRLTLQELSTQISISTKTLSRLWSLSKAVDQKTLKLCFSAFNLKLNEADYAVSSVEDESEILEFLPRNSYTKLENSPRLSTYEIESRWSYPDGPVALDSPLYIERPPIEQLAYREITRPGCVIRIRSPRQMGKTSLVLRILAFAQRQGYHTVNINCYQIDDSCLTNLNKLLRCLCWQIAQQLDIEPNLDEMWDEEVGYKLVCSFYLQKYLFKQIDNPILLVLSDIDRFFECPHIAQEFFALLRSWCEEARQNYGWQKLRLVVVYSTEQYISLDINRSPFNIGIPLHLSEFTQSQVDELASRYELNWRVGQESAELMSLVGGHPALIQLALFHLVSGKMTLKELIQEAIVNGGIYRHHLWRHWLKLQAYPHLIKIYAELVEAKLGLVIDPVDAYKLENLGLICFDGDRILPRCKLYRAYFQKQLSIIV; encoded by the coding sequence ATGCAAGTGAAACAAACTAAAAGCAAGAGAAGACGAGGCGTTATATTAACTCCTACTGGACTACAACGTTTGCAAGAAGCGATTGTATCTTGGGAGATGGCTAGAAAAAAAGGCGATCGCCTAACCCTACAGGAACTCAGCACACAGATTAGTATCTCGACAAAAACTCTCAGTCGATTATGGTCTTTGAGTAAAGCTGTAGATCAAAAAACTCTCAAACTATGTTTTAGTGCATTTAACCTCAAATTAAATGAAGCAGATTATGCTGTTTCGAGTGTAGAAGATGAAAGCGAAATCTTGGAATTTCTACCCAGAAATTCATACACAAAACTAGAAAACTCGCCTCGGCTTTCTACTTACGAAATCGAAAGTCGTTGGTCTTATCCGGATGGCCCTGTAGCGTTAGACTCGCCCTTATATATCGAGCGTCCACCTATAGAACAACTAGCTTATCGAGAAATTACTCGACCAGGCTGCGTAATTCGGATTCGCTCTCCCAGACAGATGGGAAAAACTTCTTTAGTACTACGTATTTTAGCTTTTGCTCAGAGACAAGGATACCACACTGTTAATATCAATTGTTATCAAATTGATGATTCTTGTTTAACCAATTTAAACAAGCTTTTGCGTTGTCTTTGTTGGCAAATTGCTCAACAATTAGACATTGAGCCGAACCTAGATGAAATGTGGGATGAAGAAGTTGGCTATAAGTTAGTTTGTAGTTTTTACTTGCAAAAGTATCTTTTTAAACAGATTGATAATCCCATATTGCTGGTTTTAAGTGATATTGATCGCTTTTTTGAGTGTCCTCACATTGCTCAGGAATTTTTCGCTTTGTTGCGTTCTTGGTGTGAAGAAGCCAGACAAAATTATGGTTGGCAGAAATTAAGATTAGTAGTGGTATACTCCACAGAACAATATATTTCTTTAGATATTAACCGTTCACCATTTAATATCGGTATACCTCTACATCTGAGTGAATTTACACAGTCCCAAGTAGACGAGTTAGCGAGTAGATACGAGTTAAACTGGAGAGTCGGTCAAGAATCTGCGGAATTAATGTCTTTGGTTGGGGGTCATCCAGCCTTAATTCAACTAGCCTTATTTCATCTGGTTTCTGGCAAGATGACTCTTAAAGAGTTGATTCAAGAAGCAATAGTTAATGGTGGTATCTACCGCCATCACTTGTGGCGACACTGGTTAAAACTCCAAGCCTATCCTCATCTGATCAAGATATATGCTGAACTTGTCGAAGCCAAACTCGGTCTAGTGATTGATCCTGTGGATGCTTATAAGCTCGAAAATCTAGGATTGATTTGTTTTGATGGCGATCGCATCTTACCGCGATGCAAACTCTACCGCGCTTACTTTCAAAAACAACTATCTATTATTGTCTAA